Proteins from a single region of Chryseobacterium sp. T16E-39:
- a CDS encoding chorismate-binding protein, translating into MIYFKFPFNEKLYTTIEDSFKNAVTFYSFDSSNHLRFKGDIVEFHPKDFEKITITNQILQPENNHLVGETKEEYLKKLDKVIDVIRQNNLPKLVLSRRKIIRDFSTIDLKESFKNLCNSYPNAFRYIFIDGENSWMGAFSEVLGKFDKKTHTFETMSLAGTLPVSEPWSEKEIEEQKPVSSYIQNIFEKYAVLGNIETSSTYDHISGNIKHLRTDFKAKIKPEDVDHIIKELHPTPAVCGIPKEFCREKIQEFEKFPREFYAGYIKIETEETVQYFVNLRCAKLHKDSIHLFVGGGITSQSNPEKEWQETELKSEAVLKNLAIS; encoded by the coding sequence ATGATTTATTTTAAATTTCCATTCAACGAAAAGTTATATACTACAATAGAAGACTCCTTCAAAAATGCAGTTACTTTTTATTCATTTGACAGTTCAAACCATTTACGTTTTAAAGGGGACATCGTAGAATTTCACCCAAAGGATTTTGAAAAAATAACCATTACAAATCAAATTCTTCAGCCCGAAAATAATCATCTGGTAGGCGAAACAAAAGAAGAATATCTAAAAAAATTAGATAAGGTAATCGACGTTATTAGACAAAACAATCTTCCAAAATTAGTCCTGTCGAGAAGGAAAATAATCAGGGATTTTAGTACCATTGATCTGAAAGAAAGCTTCAAAAATCTATGCAATTCTTATCCTAATGCCTTCAGGTATATTTTCATCGATGGCGAAAACTCATGGATGGGTGCTTTTTCCGAGGTTTTAGGAAAATTCGACAAGAAGACCCATACGTTTGAAACTATGAGTCTCGCGGGCACTTTACCCGTTTCTGAACCTTGGTCTGAAAAAGAAATTGAAGAACAGAAACCCGTATCAAGCTATATTCAAAATATTTTTGAAAAATATGCCGTTTTGGGCAACATTGAAACATCTTCCACTTATGATCATATTTCTGGAAATATTAAACATCTGCGAACGGATTTCAAAGCAAAAATAAAGCCCGAAGATGTAGATCATATTATAAAAGAATTACACCCTACTCCTGCGGTTTGTGGAATTCCCAAGGAGTTCTGCAGAGAAAAAATTCAGGAGTTTGAAAAGTTTCCACGTGAATTTTATGCTGGCTATATTAAAATTGAAACGGAAGAAACTGTTCAGTATTTTGTAAATTTAAGATGTGCCAAACTCCATAAAGATTCAATTCACCTATTCGTCGGTGGTGGAATAACATCACAGAGTAATCCTGAAAAAGAATGGCAGGAAACAGAACTGAAATCAGAAGCTGTACTTAAGAATCTTGCCATTTCGTAG
- a CDS encoding MarC family protein, translating into MEIFDHFSLKEVLTCFMVLFAVIDIIGSVPIVVSLQQKFGQIEAGRASITAGIIMMVFLFVGNKILKFIGVDVNSFAIAGAFVIFIIALEMILGIEINKTTEAKSASIVPIAFPLVAGAGTLTTTLSLRAEFHDINIICGIILNTIFVYLVLKSAKWLERKMGEATLAVLQKVFGIILLAISIKLFTANFAQLVQNYFNF; encoded by the coding sequence ATGGAAATTTTTGATCACTTTTCTCTAAAGGAAGTTCTGACCTGTTTTATGGTTCTTTTTGCAGTTATAGATATTATAGGGTCTGTTCCTATTGTTGTTAGTTTGCAACAGAAGTTTGGACAGATCGAGGCAGGAAGAGCGTCCATAACTGCGGGAATCATCATGATGGTCTTTTTATTTGTAGGGAATAAAATTCTAAAGTTCATTGGAGTAGATGTTAACTCTTTTGCTATTGCCGGTGCGTTCGTTATTTTTATTATTGCGCTGGAAATGATCCTGGGAATTGAAATCAATAAAACTACTGAGGCTAAATCAGCATCTATCGTTCCTATTGCTTTCCCTTTAGTTGCTGGAGCCGGAACATTAACAACTACTTTATCGTTGAGAGCTGAATTTCATGATATTAATATCATTTGTGGAATTATTCTCAATACAATTTTCGTATATTTGGTGCTGAAATCAGCTAAGTGGCTGGAAAGAAAAATGGGTGAGGCTACGTTAGCAGTCCTACAGAAAGTTTTCGGAATTATCCTTTTAGCAATTTCAATTAAATTATTTACCGCTAACTTTGCCCAACTGGTGCAGAACTATTTTAATTTTTAA
- a CDS encoding BatD family protein, with protein MKYKLIYILVILTSVISYGQVNISVTPDKTDYSSKDIINLTIVLELNGSEYNQQTPLRLPDLSKFNMVGSGSVSSGYMDPETNTVITQYVTRVALEPKQKGKVKIGSVLVTINNKIYKTEPFDIFVKDGEKKSVASTSNEVYLNMEIEDKEVYQDQPTIAVLKVYSRNIDNFRKIKNIRLPDQGNINVHAINYNRSEIDPSDYGNMASQVLAMFMIFPNAAGYVEVPSVSASLSSYANKNKIVSNKVKLNVKRLPEGSPECFKNAVGNFNVSVLNASKEKVEVKKPLNVIVKVSGEGNLTDMSLPKIAESPDYDFFAPKITSKVIPGMAGIKGEVLANYVIIPKKAGPISIKTEEFAFFNPANKEYVNLGQETLALNAFSHDQILESRSTVERVNEYTNSLLETVNTPVLKTTTFKVKEKNKFHWNILLVNIAILLGLFLLYLLFKTWQKKRKLVKETVPLKPIGSVAETENEIRQKLRTDVNDYFSYLENLKDGKEYHKFFETVDELDAEVRKEYFQGSTKDFVKFLESYKGVSVAEEYRTLSQKIQIEKFSPVKSSEGIDELLVAIVNLYSKISK; from the coding sequence ATGAAATATAAACTGATTTACATACTTGTGATACTTACGTCCGTAATTTCTTACGGACAAGTAAACATTTCTGTAACTCCGGATAAAACAGATTACAGCAGTAAAGATATCATCAATCTTACCATTGTTCTGGAACTGAACGGGAGTGAATATAATCAACAGACCCCATTACGTTTACCCGATCTGTCTAAATTTAATATGGTGGGAAGCGGATCTGTAAGCAGTGGGTATATGGATCCTGAAACCAATACAGTAATCACTCAGTATGTAACCCGTGTAGCTCTTGAGCCCAAACAAAAAGGAAAAGTAAAGATCGGCTCTGTACTGGTTACCATCAATAATAAAATTTATAAGACCGAACCTTTTGATATTTTTGTAAAGGATGGTGAGAAAAAATCCGTAGCCAGTACTTCCAATGAAGTATATCTGAATATGGAAATTGAAGATAAGGAAGTATACCAGGATCAGCCTACTATCGCTGTTTTGAAGGTGTATTCCAGAAATATTGACAATTTTAGAAAAATTAAAAATATCAGACTTCCTGATCAGGGTAATATCAACGTTCACGCCATTAATTACAATAGATCGGAAATTGATCCTTCTGATTATGGAAATATGGCTTCACAGGTTTTGGCCATGTTCATGATATTCCCCAATGCTGCAGGTTATGTGGAAGTTCCTTCTGTTTCGGCTTCTCTAAGCAGTTATGCTAATAAAAATAAAATCGTTTCCAACAAGGTAAAGCTCAATGTAAAAAGACTTCCAGAAGGTTCTCCGGAGTGTTTTAAAAATGCTGTAGGAAATTTTAATGTAAGTGTTCTTAATGCTTCCAAAGAAAAAGTAGAAGTTAAAAAGCCTTTAAATGTAATTGTGAAGGTTTCAGGAGAAGGAAACTTGACGGATATGAGCCTTCCTAAAATTGCTGAGTCCCCGGATTATGATTTTTTTGCTCCGAAGATTACTTCTAAAGTGATTCCGGGAATGGCCGGAATAAAAGGAGAAGTTTTGGCGAACTATGTTATTATTCCAAAAAAGGCAGGCCCAATTTCGATTAAAACGGAAGAGTTTGCATTCTTTAATCCAGCCAATAAAGAATATGTGAATCTGGGACAGGAAACACTGGCGCTTAATGCATTTTCTCATGATCAGATCCTTGAATCCCGTTCTACCGTAGAAAGGGTAAATGAATATACAAACAGTCTTTTGGAAACGGTAAATACACCGGTTTTGAAAACAACAACGTTTAAAGTCAAAGAAAAGAACAAATTTCATTGGAATATTCTTCTGGTGAATATTGCGATCCTTTTAGGGTTATTTTTGCTGTATCTTCTATTTAAGACTTGGCAGAAAAAACGCAAGTTAGTTAAGGAAACCGTACCACTAAAACCTATTGGTTCTGTTGCTGAAACAGAAAATGAAATAAGACAGAAGTTAAGAACTGATGTCAATGATTATTTTAGTTATTTAGAAAATCTGAAGGATGGCAAAGAATATCACAAATTCTTTGAAACGGTGGATGAACTGGATGCGGAAGTAAGAAAAGAGTATTTCCAGGGTTCCACAAAGGATTTTGTGAAATTCTTGGAGAGTTATAAAGGTGTCTCTGTGGCAGAGGAATATAGAACGCTTTCCCAAAAGATTCAGATTGAAAAGTTTTCCCCTGTGAAATCCTCAGAGGGAATAGATGAACTTCTAGTCGCTATCGTTAATTTATATTCAAAGATTAGCAAATAG
- a CDS encoding tetratricopeptide repeat protein codes for MNTKIIFLSFIIAFLVSGSLFAQENYRTLVYEGNQKFNGKNYDGASSKYMEAIKSNEKDFTAHYNLGNALYKSKKYEEARGEFEKAQKLSQTLPDKAAALYNLGNTYMQMNQPDKAADFYKQSLKQDPYNEATRKNYEIAKLKEKENEQKKNQQNKSGKGGGGKDQQQNDDQKGNPKDQKQDQGKGQQNQGESQQGNNPDKNQNNEGKMPKDLENAILNKVSEKEKETARRILNKNSYSMPESNEKDW; via the coding sequence ATGAATACTAAAATCATTTTTTTATCGTTTATAATTGCTTTTCTGGTGTCAGGCTCCTTATTTGCTCAGGAGAATTACCGAACTCTGGTATATGAAGGCAATCAAAAATTTAATGGTAAAAACTATGATGGTGCATCTTCTAAATACATGGAAGCCATAAAATCCAATGAAAAAGATTTTACGGCCCATTACAATTTAGGAAATGCTTTGTATAAAAGTAAAAAATATGAAGAAGCAAGGGGCGAATTTGAAAAGGCACAAAAGCTGTCTCAAACCTTGCCGGATAAAGCTGCGGCTCTTTATAATTTAGGGAATACTTATATGCAGATGAATCAGCCGGATAAAGCGGCAGATTTTTATAAGCAGTCCTTGAAACAGGATCCCTATAATGAAGCTACTCGAAAGAATTATGAAATTGCGAAGTTGAAGGAAAAAGAAAACGAGCAAAAGAAAAACCAACAAAATAAGTCTGGAAAAGGCGGTGGTGGAAAAGACCAACAACAAAATGATGATCAAAAAGGCAATCCAAAAGATCAAAAACAAGATCAGGGTAAAGGCCAGCAAAATCAAGGGGAAAGTCAGCAAGGAAATAATCCTGACAAGAACCAGAACAATGAAGGTAAAATGCCTAAGGATCTTGAAAACGCAATATTAAATAAAGTAAGCGAAAAAGAAAAAGAAACCGCCAGAAGAATTTTAAATAAAAATTCTTATTCGATGCCTGAAAGCAACGAGAAAGATTGGTGA
- a CDS encoding vWA domain-containing protein, with protein MNWYLGNYWYLLLLLLLPLLSLLLVRYLKWKNKRKNIFADSQFHEDLFEKRSGFTKLFPALYLLGSLFLIFAIIDLLSGSEEIKTNQKLNNVIFMLDVSNSMNAEDINPNRLNEAKNLMINTMQKMKNDKIGIVIFAGEATSIMPLTTDYTSAENYINGIETSSMQIQGTDFLKAMQAAVSKFKNINKGSRKVVLLSDGEDNEGNDNAAAKLANKEGIMVTSVGIGSDEGAPVPEYVFGQLMGYKADRAGETVISKRQTGALRKMAESTGGSYIDGNNVNEAPDRIMDALNKKMSSSETMVKSQNANHYYQYFLAVSLLFFFLIYIFNPKRDFNV; from the coding sequence ATGAATTGGTATTTAGGAAATTATTGGTATTTGTTGTTGCTGTTGCTATTGCCGCTGCTCAGTCTTTTATTGGTCCGTTATCTCAAATGGAAAAATAAACGGAAAAATATTTTTGCAGACAGCCAGTTTCATGAAGATTTATTTGAGAAAAGGTCTGGTTTTACAAAGTTGTTTCCTGCCTTATACCTTCTTGGATCCTTATTTTTAATTTTTGCGATCATTGATTTATTGAGCGGGTCTGAGGAAATCAAAACGAATCAAAAATTAAACAATGTCATTTTTATGCTCGACGTTTCCAATTCGATGAACGCAGAGGATATTAATCCAAACCGTTTGAATGAAGCGAAAAATCTTATGATCAATACCATGCAGAAGATGAAAAATGATAAAATAGGTATTGTGATTTTTGCGGGTGAAGCAACTTCTATTATGCCTTTGACAACGGATTATACATCGGCCGAAAACTATATTAATGGAATTGAAACAAGTTCAATGCAGATTCAGGGAACAGATTTTCTGAAAGCGATGCAGGCAGCGGTTAGTAAATTCAAAAATATAAACAAAGGATCCAGGAAAGTGGTGCTGCTAAGTGATGGAGAAGATAATGAAGGAAATGATAATGCAGCAGCAAAGCTGGCAAATAAAGAGGGTATTATGGTTACTTCTGTGGGGATAGGTTCTGATGAAGGGGCGCCGGTTCCGGAATACGTTTTTGGACAGTTAATGGGGTATAAAGCAGACAGGGCCGGAGAAACTGTGATCTCGAAAAGACAGACAGGAGCATTGAGGAAAATGGCTGAATCTACCGGAGGGTCCTACATCGATGGAAATAATGTCAATGAGGCACCCGACAGAATTATGGATGCTTTGAATAAAAAAATGTCCTCTTCTGAAACCATGGTGAAATCTCAAAATGCCAACCACTATTATCAATACTTTTTAGCAGTATCCTTACTGTTTTTTTTCCTCATTTATATTTTTAATCCCAAAAGAGATTTTAATGTTTGA
- a CDS encoding VWA domain-containing protein, whose translation MFNFEFYSPWFLLLFLLFIPILFRDISKQKRKGIKVPTVKNMNNSGEIQVVLFLLKVSKYIILSALIIAMARPRTFNISQDRDDTKGIDIVLSVDVSLSMLAKDLTPDRLTALKNIAIKFVEKRPNDRLGLVTYSGEAFTKVPVTSDHEVVIDELKNLNPLELQPGTAIGEGLSVAVNHLKNSKAKSKIIILMTDGVNTIENAMPTQVGAELAKNNNIKVYSIGIGTNGYALMPTQTDIFGDLVFTETEVKIDEPILREIAQTTGGKYFRATSNSSLEEVYDEINQLEKSDVKVSKLYNYQEYFKIFLWIALGLLVVDALLRWVFYKFLS comes from the coding sequence ATGTTTAATTTCGAATTTTATAGTCCATGGTTTTTATTGCTTTTTTTGCTATTTATTCCCATCTTATTTCGGGATATAAGTAAACAGAAAAGAAAGGGTATAAAAGTTCCCACTGTAAAAAATATGAATAACAGTGGTGAAATTCAGGTGGTCTTATTTTTACTGAAAGTCTCAAAATATATCATACTTTCTGCCCTCATTATTGCAATGGCAAGACCTAGAACTTTTAACATTTCGCAAGATAGGGACGATACCAAAGGAATCGATATTGTATTGTCTGTAGACGTATCCTTAAGTATGCTGGCTAAAGATTTAACACCGGATCGTTTAACAGCGCTTAAAAATATCGCTATAAAGTTCGTTGAAAAACGTCCCAATGATAGATTAGGTCTTGTAACGTATTCCGGTGAGGCCTTCACTAAGGTTCCTGTAACTTCTGATCATGAGGTTGTTATTGATGAGTTAAAAAATCTTAACCCATTGGAGCTACAGCCGGGTACTGCAATCGGAGAGGGGCTTTCAGTAGCGGTCAACCATTTAAAGAACAGCAAAGCTAAGAGTAAAATTATTATTCTGATGACAGATGGGGTAAATACCATTGAAAATGCAATGCCTACACAGGTGGGAGCAGAGCTTGCAAAGAATAATAACATAAAAGTCTATTCGATTGGGATTGGGACCAATGGGTATGCCCTGATGCCAACCCAGACGGATATTTTTGGAGATCTTGTATTTACAGAAACAGAAGTTAAAATAGATGAACCTATTTTACGGGAAATAGCCCAGACAACGGGCGGAAAATATTTCAGAGCTACTTCCAATAGCAGTCTTGAAGAAGTGTATGATGAGATCAATCAACTGGAGAAATCGGATGTGAAAGTTTCGAAATTGTATAACTATCAGGAATATTTTAAAATTTTTCTTTGGATAGCCCTGGGACTGCTTGTTGTTGATGCTTTGCTGAGATGGGTTTTTTATAAATTTTTGAGCTGA
- a CDS encoding DUF58 domain-containing protein codes for MQIKDIVKKVKQIEIRTRKKTEATLMGQYHSAFKGQGMTFSEVRPYQFGDEIRRIDWNKTARFREPFVKVMEEERELTMMILVDISASMDYGTKTQLKREYVAEIAASLGFSAAGNNDKVGLILFADKVYKVIPPQKGRKHILSIISNILTADYVPAVSKVDKALEYMMGIFKRKSLVFLFSDFEDEYDSKMLRVTSKKHQLLGMRIYDEKDNEIPDVGYALFYDSETGKQVWANTSNARWRYTFAEAQKQKIRAIEDDFANSSASFMNVAAGEDYSRLLYNYFQRK; via the coding sequence ATGCAGATAAAAGATATTGTAAAAAAAGTAAAGCAAATAGAGATCCGTACCCGAAAGAAAACGGAAGCTACTTTGATGGGACAATATCACAGTGCTTTTAAAGGGCAGGGGATGACTTTTTCTGAGGTTCGTCCCTATCAGTTTGGGGATGAGATCCGGAGAATCGACTGGAATAAAACCGCTCGTTTCCGTGAACCTTTTGTGAAGGTAATGGAAGAGGAACGGGAGTTGACGATGATGATTCTGGTGGATATTTCAGCCTCTATGGATTATGGAACAAAAACCCAGCTGAAAAGAGAGTATGTAGCAGAAATTGCAGCCAGCTTAGGGTTTTCAGCGGCAGGGAATAATGATAAAGTAGGGCTGATATTATTTGCAGATAAGGTGTATAAAGTGATTCCTCCTCAAAAAGGAAGGAAACATATCCTTTCGATTATTAGTAATATTTTAACTGCGGATTATGTTCCGGCGGTTTCTAAAGTCGATAAAGCATTAGAATATATGATGGGGATTTTCAAGAGAAAATCTCTCGTTTTTCTTTTTTCAGATTTTGAAGATGAATATGATTCCAAAATGCTGAGGGTGACTTCAAAAAAGCATCAGTTGTTGGGGATGAGAATTTATGACGAAAAAGATAATGAAATTCCGGATGTTGGATATGCATTATTTTATGATTCTGAAACAGGAAAACAAGTTTGGGCAAATACTTCAAATGCCAGATGGAGATATACATTCGCTGAGGCCCAGAAGCAAAAGATAAGAGCGATAGAAGATGATTTTGCCAATAGCTCTGCCAGCTTTATGAATGTAGCTGCGGGAGAAGATTATTCAAGATTGCTGTATAATTATTTTCAGCGGAAATAA
- a CDS encoding GNAT family N-acetyltransferase codes for MNDVMIRRAVQEDCGPMLELIKELAEYEKALHEVTVTLEEFVDAGFGNSPVWGAFVAEVDAEIVGISLYYNRYSTWKGRRLYLEDLVVTERMRGKQIGKKLFDATLEFGKSNNYSGMMFQVLNWNEPAINFYKKYSPKFDNEWLNVSIDFKD; via the coding sequence ATGAATGATGTTATGATCAGAAGAGCGGTTCAGGAGGATTGCGGTCCTATGCTGGAGCTTATAAAAGAGCTTGCTGAATATGAAAAGGCTCTGCACGAAGTCACCGTGACTTTGGAGGAGTTTGTTGATGCCGGATTTGGAAACTCACCTGTTTGGGGAGCTTTTGTGGCAGAGGTGGATGCTGAGATCGTTGGAATATCCTTGTATTATAACAGATATTCAACCTGGAAGGGGAGAAGGTTGTATCTTGAGGATCTTGTGGTGACTGAAAGAATGAGAGGGAAGCAGATTGGAAAAAAACTGTTTGATGCTACTCTGGAATTTGGAAAATCTAATAACTACAGTGGAATGATGTTTCAGGTATTGAACTGGAATGAACCTGCGATCAACTTCTATAAAAAATACAGCCCAAAATTTGATAATGAATGGCTTAATGTATCTATTGATTTTAAAGACTAA
- a CDS encoding AAA family ATPase, whose amino-acid sequence MSDTYQAEDIRQLTEKVKEKNYLFSLLRQEINKVIIGQEYMIDRLLVGLLGNGHVLLEGVPGLAKTLAIKTLADAVHGDFSRIQFTPDLLPADVVGTMIFNIKDNDFSIKKGPVFANFVLADEINRAPAKVQSALLEVMQEKQVTIGDETMKLPKPFLVLATQNPIDQEGTYLLPEAQSDRFMLKCKIDYPEFEDERKVMRMVSTSHQPSVQAVISLQDIVDAKELINQIYLDEKIEKYILDMVFATRYPENYGLSDLKNYISFGASPRASINLAIASRAYAFLKGRAFVIPEDVKELAKDVLRHRIGLTFEAEAEEVSSEEIVNRILAKIQAP is encoded by the coding sequence ATGTCAGATACATACCAAGCAGAAGATATTCGCCAGCTCACAGAGAAAGTAAAAGAGAAGAATTACTTGTTTTCTCTACTTAGGCAGGAGATCAACAAAGTTATTATTGGACAGGAATATATGATAGACCGCCTTTTGGTAGGTCTTTTGGGGAATGGTCATGTGCTGTTGGAAGGAGTACCGGGACTGGCTAAAACTTTAGCGATAAAAACTTTAGCTGATGCGGTTCATGGTGACTTTTCAAGGATTCAGTTTACTCCGGATCTGCTGCCTGCAGATGTCGTGGGAACGATGATATTCAATATTAAAGACAATGATTTTTCCATAAAAAAGGGGCCAGTATTTGCCAATTTTGTGCTTGCAGATGAGATCAACCGTGCACCGGCAAAAGTTCAGTCTGCCCTTTTAGAGGTGATGCAGGAAAAGCAGGTGACCATTGGAGATGAAACAATGAAACTTCCGAAGCCATTTTTAGTATTGGCAACTCAAAACCCGATTGATCAGGAAGGAACTTATTTATTACCTGAAGCACAAAGCGATCGTTTTATGTTGAAGTGTAAGATAGATTATCCTGAGTTTGAAGATGAAAGAAAAGTGATGCGGATGGTTTCAACTTCCCATCAACCTAGCGTACAGGCAGTTATTTCTCTTCAGGATATTGTAGATGCAAAAGAGCTTATCAATCAGATCTATCTGGATGAAAAGATTGAAAAATATATTCTGGATATGGTTTTTGCGACCCGTTATCCTGAAAACTATGGACTTTCAGATCTTAAAAACTATATCAGCTTCGGAGCTTCACCAAGAGCTTCTATCAACTTAGCCATTGCTTCCAGAGCCTATGCATTTTTAAAAGGAAGAGCATTTGTAATTCCCGAAGATGTAAAAGAGCTGGCTAAAGACGTTTTAAGGCATCGGATTGGCTTAACATTCGAAGCAGAGGCTGAAGAAGTATCATCTGAAGAAATTGTTAATAGGATTTTAGCAAAAATTCAAGCACCCTAA
- a CDS encoding peptide-N-glycosidase F-related protein, which translates to MHKKLFFLSLFFIALFKAQTTTVTNVISQAVYYDGYAAPVSTPVPAGLIRLSNTRYARKLTDAELNSFKAKIAMRVTIGALCDNYDRLGSVFLAMVPKNQPTYTVDDTNVKRIEVGRYITPFMNKNRSPLEVPYTYDLSNLYSVFHDNGLRTNYDMYMELDVFGVPYAAQTQVAGCTGRIDVFSGTLTFFSTNTAATVSDYNSLVPLLSYSKLNNYNSTDVTGETVRLLTFNLPNAITDAHFFVISTPHGANSGGEEYVRRQNYTYIDDVQVLTYTPGGISCEPYRVYNTQGNGIYGSVPKSFADWTSWNNWCPGNSVPIRGFTLPNITAGNHTLKHTIPTAVFNQQQGDVFLSVYMQGKSNAVLNVKDVKTIDVTIYPNPTSDLVNIKSKIDVASISLFSIDGKKLSENYRENKIDLSAYPTGVYFLNIVLKDGTTFKHKIVRK; encoded by the coding sequence ATGCATAAAAAGCTATTTTTTTTAAGTCTTTTTTTTATCGCTCTCTTTAAAGCACAGACAACAACAGTAACAAATGTGATTTCGCAGGCTGTTTATTACGATGGTTATGCGGCTCCAGTTTCCACACCTGTTCCTGCAGGTTTGATCAGGCTATCAAATACGAGATACGCAAGAAAACTTACAGATGCTGAGCTTAATTCTTTTAAGGCCAAGATTGCAATGAGGGTGACTATTGGTGCTTTATGTGATAACTATGACCGCTTAGGAAGTGTTTTTTTAGCTATGGTTCCTAAAAATCAACCTACCTATACTGTAGATGACACTAATGTAAAAAGAATTGAAGTAGGGAGATATATTACCCCATTCATGAATAAAAACCGTTCTCCTCTGGAAGTTCCTTACACCTATGATTTAAGCAATTTATACAGTGTATTTCATGATAATGGATTGCGTACTAATTATGATATGTATATGGAACTGGATGTATTTGGCGTTCCTTACGCCGCACAAACTCAGGTAGCGGGATGCACTGGAAGAATTGATGTTTTTTCAGGTACTTTAACTTTCTTCTCAACCAATACAGCAGCAACTGTTTCAGATTACAACAGCCTAGTTCCATTATTAAGTTACAGCAAATTAAATAATTATAACAGCACCGATGTTACAGGTGAAACCGTCAGACTTTTAACGTTCAATTTACCAAATGCTATTACTGACGCCCATTTCTTTGTCATATCTACTCCTCATGGTGCAAACAGCGGTGGTGAAGAGTATGTAAGAAGACAAAACTATACCTATATAGATGATGTACAGGTTCTCACTTATACTCCCGGAGGAATTTCCTGTGAACCCTACCGAGTGTACAATACACAAGGTAACGGAATTTACGGATCCGTTCCAAAAAGCTTCGCTGACTGGACTTCATGGAATAACTGGTGTCCGGGTAATTCCGTTCCAATCAGAGGATTTACACTTCCCAATATAACTGCAGGAAATCATACCCTGAAACATACGATACCAACAGCCGTATTTAATCAGCAGCAGGGTGATGTATTTTTATCTGTTTATATGCAAGGTAAAAGCAATGCTGTCTTGAATGTAAAAGATGTTAAAACCATAGACGTTACTATTTATCCAAATCCAACCTCAGACTTAGTCAATATAAAATCAAAAATAGACGTAGCTTCTATAAGTCTTTTCAGCATAGATGGAAAAAAATTATCTGAAAATTACAGAGAAAACAAAATAGATCTGTCAGCTTATCCTACAGGTGTTTATTTTTTAAATATTGTCTTAAAAGATGGAACCACTTTTAAACATAAGATTGTTAGAAAATAA
- a CDS encoding suppressor of fused domain protein encodes MIVVEHLEKYIGEISRVKDVLDKKYNLTISLYDNIPFEDIRTYSTLGMNHYFIDYYYEFTFVCMSKYNENEIASFLTSFVEYLIDNKKGVLHGDVISFNFTMTSETKMNSLYFTLPFYFDNDFQELILENKGVVFPLIIPIYQEEAQLIREKGWNAFEEFLEKNEINDLWDLKRNKYYW; translated from the coding sequence ATGATAGTAGTAGAGCATTTAGAAAAATATATTGGAGAAATATCAAGAGTAAAAGATGTTTTAGATAAAAAATACAATCTTACAATTTCTTTGTATGATAATATTCCATTTGAAGATATCAGGACATACTCTACATTGGGAATGAATCACTATTTTATTGATTATTATTACGAATTTACTTTTGTGTGTATGTCAAAATATAATGAAAATGAGATAGCCTCATTTTTAACGAGTTTTGTCGAATATTTGATTGATAATAAAAAAGGAGTGCTCCATGGTGATGTTATATCTTTTAATTTCACGATGACTTCAGAAACAAAAATGAATTCATTATATTTCACTTTGCCTTTTTATTTTGATAATGATTTTCAAGAGCTAATCTTAGAAAATAAAGGAGTTGTTTTTCCCCTAATAATACCAATTTATCAGGAAGAAGCCCAATTAATAAGAGAAAAAGGCTGGAATGCTTTTGAGGAATTTCTTGAGAAAAATGAAATAAATGATTTATGGGATTTAAAGCGTAATAAATATTACTGGTAA